A region from the Linepithema humile isolate Giens D197 chromosome 1, Lhum_UNIL_v1.0, whole genome shotgun sequence genome encodes:
- the LOC105676646 gene encoding odorant receptor 10-like — protein MSHSFRMSPTRNIAYERDSEYSIQLNRWFLRPIGAWPSTSSNIAEKILSRSIQLICHLLIAFTVIPCVLYIIFEPDVHLKLKAFGPMIHWLMGGANYCSLLLRSYEIRKCINHMCADWRTVERTCDREVMLRNAKFGRFVSTFCAVFMQGGVCSYSVITAVTPAIVQIGNITITMHQLPCPFYMELVDARYSPMNEIVLGLQLLSTIIVNSITVGACSLAAVFAMHACGQLNILVMKLDELVDGTENKRETTHQKLVIIVEHHLRVLSFVSQIETVMHQICLIELLGCTTDMCMLGYYTITEWELHDTKNLLTYATIFIAMSCNVFIFCYIAEILTEQCRKIGDMVYMTKWYRLHHKTALDLILIISRSNAVIRITAGKMIQLSISTFGDVMKTSFAYLNILRTVAM, from the exons ATGTCGCACTCGTTCCGCATGTCTCCTACACGTAACATCGCATACGAGCGAGATAGCGAATATAGTATTCAGTTGAATCGCTGGTTCCTGAGGCCAATCGGCGCCTGGCCCAGCACGTCGAGCAATATCGCGGAAAAAATACTTTCGCGTAGTATCCAATTAATTTGTCACTTACTGATTGCTTTCACGGTGATCCCCTGCGTATTGTACATTATATTCGAGCCAGATGTACACCTGAAACTGAAGGCTTTCGGCCCGATGATACACTGGCTGATGGGCGGCGCGAATTACTGCTCGTTATTATTACGTAGCTATGAGATACGTAAATGCATAAACCACATGTGCGCCGATTGGCGAACCGTAGAGAGAACGTGCGATCGCGAAGTGATGCTGAGAAACGCGAAATTCGGCCGATTCGTGTCCACTTTCTGCGCGGTCTTCATGCAGGGCGGCGTGTGCTCCTACAGTGTCATTACCGCAGTAACGCCGGCGATCGTGCAGATCGGCAATATCACTATAACGATGCACCAACTGCCCTGTCCGTTTTACATGGAACTGGTGGACGCCAGATACAGTCCGATGAACGAGATCGTGCTTGGACTTCAGTTGCTCTCTACCATTATAGTGAATTCCATTACGGTAGGCGCGTGCAGCCTCGCCGCAGTTTTTGCCATGCACGCCTGCGGCCAGCTGAACATCCTGGTGATGAAACTGGACGAACTCGTCGACGGAACAGAAAACAAGCGCGAGACGACGCACCAGAAACTAGTTATTATTGTGGAACATCACCTACGTGTACTGAG TTTTGTATCGCAAATAGAAACTGTTATGCATCAGATATGTCTTATTGAGTTGTTGGGGTGCACGACTGATATGTGCATGCTAGGATATTACACGATTACG GAATGGGAATTGCACGACACCAAAAACTTGCTTACATATGCTACCATATTTATAGCTATGTCATGcaacgtttttattttttgttacattgcTGAAATTCTCACAGAACAG TGTCGAAAAATAGGCGACATGGTATACATGACAAAGTGGTATCGATTACACCATAAAACTGCACTTGATTTGATTCTCATAATTTCGAGGTCGAATGCCGTTATAAGGATAACTGCCGGAAAAATGATTCAACTATCTATTTCAACTTTTGGAGAT
- the LOC105676663 gene encoding odorant receptor 10-like, which produces MQKTSSVANIYDHEENMRLSVQLNRWILKPIGAWPKSANLSSIEKLLYLLINIICIGLIGFLFIPCAAFVVLEVEDTYNTLKLTGPLNFCLMAVIKYSSLIFRENDIRKGIEHIKSDWMNTQHYSDRTIMIKNAKFGRRLVVICAFFMYGGALFWYLALPFSNGTVTDDGNLTYRPLVYPVARVIIDARHSPISEIFFWIQCLSGFLVHSITTGACSLAAVFAMHAYGRLEVLMQWIDHLVEGREDFCASVDERVTMIVQQHVRILHFISLTDKVLREISFVEMIGCTLSMCFLGYFTITEWESKEPASFITYIVLLTSLTFNIFIFCYIGELVTEQCKKISEVSYMIDWHRLPDRKGLALVLIIAMANSSVKLTAGNLFELSLSTFSDVVKTSVAYLNMLRTLTT; this is translated from the exons ATGCAGAAGACAAGCTCCGTCGCAAATATCTACGATCATGAAGAAAATATGCGGCTGAGCGTCCAACTGAATCGCTGGATATTAAAACCGATTGGTGCCTGGCCGAAATCAGCCAATCTTTCCTCGatagaaaaattgttgtatttgttgataaatataatctgCATCGGTCTGATCGGCTTCCTTTTCATACCCTGCGCCGCCTTTGTTGTGCTCGAGGTTGAGGATACATACAATACCTTAAAGCTTACCGGACCGTTGAACTTCTGCCTGATGGCCGTCATAAAGTATTCTTCGCTAATCTTTCGCGAGAACGACATTCGGAAGGGTATCGAACACATCAAGAGTGACTGGATGAATACTCAACATTATAGCGATCGAACCATCATGATCAAAAATGCGAAATTCGGCCGACGCCTCGTGGTGATATGCGCGTTCTTTATGTACGGCGGTGCTTTGTTTTGGTATCTCGCCTTGCCGTTCAGCAACGGAACGGTCACGGACGACGGAAATTTGACGTATCGGCCACTGGTGTATCCAGTCGCCAGAGTGATCATCGACGCGCGACATAGTCCGATCAGTGAGATTTTCTTTTGGATACAATGTCTATCAGGTTTCCTCGTACACTCCATCACAACCGGAGCTTGCAGTTTAGCCGCTGTCTTTGCAATGCACGCTTACGGCCGCTTGGAGGTTCTGATGCAATGGATCGACCACTTGGTAGAAGGACGGGAAGATTTTTGCGCCAGCGTGGACGAGAGAGTAACGATGATTGTTCAACAGCACGTACGAATTTTACA TTTTATATCGCTTACGGACAAAGTACTGCGTGAAATATCTTTCGTGGAAATGATAGGATGTACGTTAAGCATGTGTTTTCTTGGATATTTTACTATCACG GAATGGGAAAGTAAAGAACCTGCGAGTTTCATAACATATATTGTTCTACTAACATCTCTtacgtttaatattttcatattttgttacattggCGAACTTGTAACCGAACAG TGCAAAAAGATCAGCGAGGTGTCTTACATGATCGATTGGCATCGCTTACCAGATAGAAAGGGTCTCGCACTTGTATTAATAATCGCTATGGCTAATTCGTCTGTGAAACTTACTGCTGGAAATCTTTTCGAGCTATCTCTCAGTACATTTAGTGAC gTAGTTAAGACATCGGTCGCTTACTTGAATATGTTACGTACATTAACTACATAA
- the LOC105676647 gene encoding uncharacterized protein, whose product MQLNVWTLKPIGTWPKSLGHSWFETLWYRVSNITCNRLLALILIPCGMYIVLEIKDFYSQLKLGSALSFFMTAVIKYCALILREDNIRRCVEYIAGDWKNVKHTEDRKIMLKNANFGRRLVVICGIFMYGGVLFYYVAVPLTRAKIVEEDGNLTYRRLVYPVPKVLADARRSPINKIFYFIQLLSGFVAHNITVAACGLAALLAMHACGQLQVLMSWLNYLVDGREDINDTMDEKLANIIELHVRILK is encoded by the coding sequence ATGCAATTAAACGTCTGGACCTTGAAGCCGATCGGCACTTGGCCGAAGTCTTTAGGACACTCCTGGTTCGAGACACTGTGGTACAGAGTGTCGAATATAACCTGCAATAGACTACTAGCCTTAATTTTGATCCCCTGCGGCATGTACATCGTCTTGGAGATCAAGGACTTTTACAGCCAGCTAAAGCTCGGCAGTGCTTTAAGTTTCTTTATGACGGCCGTGATAAAGTACTGTGCCTTAATTCTACGCGAGGACAACATCCGCAGGTGCGTTGAGTACATCGCGGGCGACTGGAAAAACGTGAAACATACGGAGGACCGAAAAATCATGTTGAAGAATGCGAATTTTGGTCGTCGGCTGGTGGTTATCTGCGGTATCTTCATGTACGGCGGCGTCCTATTTTATTACGTGGCGGTGCCGCTCACACGCGCCAAGATCGTTGAAGAGGATGGAAATCTGACTTACCGCAGATTGGTGTACCCGGTGCCTAAAGTGCTTGCTGACGCTCGTCGAAGTCCCATTaacaaaatcttttatttcatcCAGCTATTGTCTGGCTTCGTTGCCCATAACATCACGGTGGCAGCGTGCGGTTTGGCAGCTCTTCTCGCAATGCACGCTTGCGGACAGTTGCAGGTGCTCATGTCTTGGCTGAACTATTTGGTCGACGGTCGAGAGGATATTAATGACACTATGGACGAGAAATTGGCAAATATCATTGAACTACATGTACGCATTTTAAAGTAA